A region of Bdellovibrionales bacterium DNA encodes the following proteins:
- a CDS encoding VTT domain-containing protein gives MVIKRKHIEFVCQALLLSLVLYFIIRHFLLLSSEDTKHQITTQLEALNRLTGSNLAFTIVFLMAAHLICSYFSLPFCALINVASGYLLGFWPAILAIFSITFFSAGLGYATGRYSFNFISHKFPRIGRQSKLIQFNPELGARKFIYLVLLRLSPLFPFGVLNITFGYTRLPILHFFASISLGVFFNIALLIQAGVSLKNLQSFDIQEFGSILAIFFLFLFLYLAMIFKRKYARANSPFRTDIEQSEGVPLG, from the coding sequence GTGGTCATAAAAAGGAAACATATCGAATTTGTCTGCCAGGCTCTTTTGCTGAGTCTGGTGCTTTACTTTATCATCAGACACTTTTTGCTTTTGAGTTCCGAGGACACTAAACATCAAATTACCACTCAACTAGAAGCTCTCAACCGGCTAACCGGATCGAATCTAGCTTTTACAATTGTTTTTTTAATGGCCGCGCACCTCATTTGCTCTTATTTCAGCCTTCCTTTTTGCGCTCTCATCAATGTGGCAAGTGGTTATTTACTGGGATTTTGGCCTGCTATCTTAGCGATCTTTTCCATAACATTTTTCAGCGCCGGTCTTGGATACGCGACAGGGCGATATAGCTTTAATTTTATCTCCCATAAGTTTCCAAGAATTGGCCGCCAATCAAAATTAATCCAGTTTAATCCAGAGCTAGGGGCCCGCAAGTTTATCTATTTGGTTCTCTTAAGGCTTAGCCCTCTCTTTCCCTTCGGAGTGCTCAACATCACTTTTGGCTATACTCGGCTCCCAATTTTGCATTTTTTTGCCTCGATATCCCTGGGTGTCTTCTTCAACATAGCGCTGTTGATCCAGGCTGGAGTTTCACTTAAAAATCTTCAGAGCTTTGACATCCAAGAATTCGGAAGTATCCTCGCAATCTTCTTTCTATTTTTATTTCTCTATCTTGCGATGATATTTAAAAGGAAATATGCTCGTGCTAATTCTCCCTTCCGCACAGATATCGAGCAATCTGAAGGAGTTCCATTAGGATGA
- a CDS encoding DUF1028 domain-containing protein gives MLCLFHFLLLTEDSVAERPRPSRPVHTYSIVARDPRTGEMGVAVQSHWFAIGSLVPWGKAGVGVVATQSFIDTRYGTSGIKLMEEGWSAKQALQAIKAADPHPEIRQVAMLDSKGNLATHSGKSCIKFAGHRSGDNYSVQSNLMIKEGVPEVMERAFLESKGPLAERLLKALEAAQATGGDLRGKQSAAILIVSGQLSQAQSASGRLVDLHVEDNTDPIMELRRLYSLHKAYEHMNQGDLAIEEKKIEEALSHYGKAEKMFPENLEMKFWHAVSLVNAKRVAESLPLFKVIFSKEGNWSTLIPRLSEAKILSNGKEVTDQILSVAPKKSHK, from the coding sequence ATTCTGTGCCTCTTTCACTTTTTGCTTCTAACTGAAGACAGTGTGGCTGAAAGGCCAAGGCCATCGAGACCCGTACACACCTATTCCATTGTCGCACGAGACCCCCGAACGGGAGAGATGGGCGTGGCTGTTCAGTCACATTGGTTTGCTATTGGTTCACTTGTGCCTTGGGGCAAAGCAGGCGTTGGTGTCGTAGCAACTCAGTCCTTTATAGATACGCGCTACGGAACGAGTGGAATAAAATTGATGGAAGAAGGGTGGTCAGCAAAGCAGGCGCTACAGGCGATAAAGGCTGCCGATCCTCATCCGGAGATTCGGCAAGTTGCAATGCTTGATTCTAAGGGAAACCTTGCCACCCATTCCGGAAAGTCATGCATCAAATTCGCCGGACATCGCTCCGGGGATAACTACTCTGTTCAATCAAATCTGATGATAAAAGAAGGTGTTCCTGAAGTCATGGAGAGAGCTTTTCTGGAGAGCAAAGGTCCTTTGGCTGAGCGATTGCTCAAAGCATTAGAGGCCGCACAGGCCACGGGTGGTGACTTGAGGGGGAAGCAATCTGCAGCCATCCTGATTGTATCGGGGCAGCTGTCACAAGCCCAATCGGCGAGCGGCCGTCTCGTTGATCTGCACGTTGAAGACAATACAGATCCAATTATGGAACTCAGACGTCTCTACTCCTTACACAAGGCGTACGAACACATGAATCAGGGAGACTTGGCGATTGAGGAGAAAAAAATTGAAGAAGCTCTTAGTCATTATGGAAAGGCAGAAAAAATGTTTCCCGAAAATCTGGAAATGAAATTTTGGCATGCGGTTTCCCTAGTGAATGCAAAAAGGGTCGCTGAATCACTTCCTCTCTTTAAAGTCATTTTTAGTAAAGAAGGAAATTGGTCAACCTTGATACCAAGATTATCTGAGGCAAAAATATTATCAAATGGAAAAGAAGTAACTGATCAAATCCTTTCAGTAGCACCCAAAAAAAGCCACAAATAG
- a CDS encoding tyrosine-type recombinase/integrase, with protein sequence MSTNTEMPGKKSDSVRQDPLQSKLLIPQISHDSREIHKIQNYRQTFGYMPSEEQGLLFSWLYQKAPHTRRYYQRVWVEFLDLFENSIRSFKEIEIGHLVVFLKSKSNLKAASQNLTKNSLSSFLTFLTKTGFLEKNPAISLSPIRVPNRIGSKILSNEQIMRMYDLELSPRNRAIIKLLYFSGMRVGELCSLKIGDIRRKEESHSLIQILGKGGIIRNLLVPNDIIEEIWTYRAEHKLGVEVQSPLFMSTKEPYGSLSTTQVFRIIKMAAIRAKIDPIPSPHWFRHTSATHALENGAPIHVVQKTLGHQNIATTGRYLEANPRESSSKWLKWIPNAQKE encoded by the coding sequence ATGAGTACCAATACAGAAATGCCAGGAAAAAAATCAGATTCCGTGCGCCAGGATCCTCTTCAATCAAAGCTTCTGATCCCACAGATCTCTCACGATTCAAGGGAAATCCATAAGATTCAAAATTACCGCCAAACTTTCGGTTACATGCCAAGCGAGGAGCAAGGCCTTCTCTTTTCTTGGCTTTACCAGAAAGCTCCCCATACTAGGCGCTATTATCAGCGCGTTTGGGTTGAGTTTCTTGACCTTTTTGAAAATTCCATCCGATCTTTCAAGGAAATAGAAATTGGACACTTGGTTGTATTTCTAAAATCAAAGTCCAACCTCAAAGCCGCTTCCCAAAATCTCACAAAAAATTCCCTTTCTTCTTTTCTCACTTTTCTCACAAAAACTGGTTTTTTGGAGAAAAATCCAGCCATCAGCTTATCTCCAATCAGAGTCCCCAACAGAATTGGGTCCAAAATTCTTTCTAACGAGCAGATCATGAGAATGTATGATCTTGAATTAAGTCCTAGAAATCGTGCAATAATAAAGCTTCTCTACTTTTCTGGCATGAGAGTCGGCGAACTTTGTTCTCTTAAAATTGGAGATATCCGACGAAAAGAGGAATCGCACTCTCTCATCCAGATTCTAGGCAAAGGAGGTATTATCCGCAACCTACTAGTCCCTAATGACATCATAGAGGAAATATGGACCTACCGAGCTGAACATAAGCTAGGAGTAGAAGTGCAATCCCCTCTATTTATGTCCACAAAAGAGCCTTACGGCTCTCTATCAACAACGCAAGTTTTTCGAATCATAAAAATGGCAGCAATTAGAGCTAAAATCGATCCTATTCCTAGTCCACATTGGTTTCGTCATACATCGGCAACCCATGCTCTTGAAAATGGGGCCCCCATTCACGTCGTCCAAAAGACCTTAGGGCATCAAAACATAGCCACGACAGGTCGATATCTTGAAGCCAACCCAAGGGAGTCGAGCTCCAAGTGGCTTAAATGGATTCCAAATGCCCAAAAAGAATAG
- a CDS encoding beta-galactosidase, whose protein sequence is MQIVGIFLGIALTFFNNGVFADQKVEIKNNRLHVGSNPEPFLFGAELQYFRLRAGHGANIPADKVYQLWESALGQMRRAGMNSLSFYIPWDFHEYREGKFDFKGTVDEDQDGNPDYPSRNVVYFIELARKYGFNRIMVRPGPYINAEWGFLGFGAIPLWFHEKYPDSHMRNPFGRRTKLYDYHNQDLLRLTKKWFQAVYDQVLKVNLGDDSPIVFLQLDNETNFMWQSIYNHDYSQASMDRYRKYLADEYLVIGKINEIHGRNYQDWNEVFPPVKPGNNIAEDADWYRFNDWSIFAYLKEIRKMWEAIGIHEPQLLFTLAESYNATENGLLPNFKLRSWPGKTGMITVNLYPKTYESGQLLNLPFKSDIDVKSMVQANKFYVGNQEWLLGPEIQGGWWRGIGVSEAARTQTYLTTIGHGLKALYVYYFTEGQNWQHDWAYHQIRPIFDRLLADQGFEWVPSGQLPDSFWEELQNRVDDNILVGFNAKGIILDGPNAGADLYFDAPLDAEANPRPHFHILEDIGKKVAQPFGDFLAGAIEVSDKIGLFKDVNCHAPSRAGQKDNVLLNSDWAGGLLGFLLQAGYNPLVLHAHLLNEKSLKDLKIIFRQDCGVSSHFLSSQLKNYVSQGGVLVNFAEQTFLDEIKSQAPLLCETKEFSALKLQWQVCTLGKGFILQVKDPFYSRVNSDDYASLTKMIDYQRWMKAEIPASWPDPRLSIVGGGDRTVVFGRISPSKKGLWITVKTGQKAKQAVAFRISSETLAAAGLAHSKLTVHNVLSGEKMKQLINKSGDIIVNIDLQSEDSKALFVSQEL, encoded by the coding sequence GTGCAAATAGTAGGCATCTTTTTGGGTATTGCATTGACTTTTTTTAATAATGGCGTTTTTGCCGATCAAAAAGTAGAAATCAAAAACAATCGACTTCATGTGGGTTCCAATCCGGAACCATTTCTGTTTGGAGCGGAACTTCAATATTTCAGGCTACGGGCCGGCCACGGTGCGAATATTCCGGCAGATAAAGTTTACCAATTGTGGGAGAGCGCTCTCGGACAAATGCGCAGGGCAGGAATGAATTCCTTGAGTTTTTATATCCCTTGGGATTTTCATGAGTATCGCGAGGGCAAATTTGACTTTAAAGGGACTGTGGACGAGGACCAAGATGGGAATCCAGACTATCCCTCTCGCAATGTTGTCTACTTCATAGAATTAGCTAGAAAATATGGATTCAATCGAATCATGGTTAGGCCGGGACCCTATATCAATGCTGAATGGGGATTTCTGGGTTTCGGTGCCATTCCATTGTGGTTTCATGAAAAATATCCTGATTCCCACATGCGGAATCCATTTGGTCGTCGCACAAAGCTTTATGATTACCACAATCAAGACCTCCTTCGACTGACGAAGAAGTGGTTTCAGGCCGTCTATGATCAGGTTCTTAAGGTGAACCTGGGCGATGACAGTCCGATTGTTTTTCTTCAGTTGGATAATGAAACAAATTTTATGTGGCAATCCATTTACAACCATGACTACAGTCAGGCATCGATGGATCGCTATCGAAAATACCTGGCAGATGAATATTTGGTGATTGGAAAAATTAACGAGATTCATGGCCGAAATTATCAGGATTGGAACGAGGTTTTCCCTCCTGTAAAGCCAGGAAATAATATTGCTGAAGATGCTGATTGGTACCGATTCAATGACTGGAGCATCTTTGCCTACTTAAAAGAAATTCGAAAGATGTGGGAGGCAATTGGGATTCATGAGCCACAGCTTCTCTTCACTCTTGCAGAGAGCTACAACGCAACCGAAAATGGACTTCTTCCGAATTTTAAACTGCGTTCTTGGCCTGGAAAAACAGGAATGATCACCGTCAATCTCTATCCTAAGACCTATGAATCGGGTCAACTATTAAATCTTCCGTTTAAGTCAGACATTGACGTTAAGTCTATGGTGCAAGCAAACAAGTTTTACGTAGGAAATCAAGAGTGGCTATTAGGACCTGAAATTCAAGGAGGCTGGTGGCGGGGAATTGGCGTTTCGGAAGCCGCTCGCACTCAAACCTATTTGACGACGATAGGCCATGGTCTTAAGGCACTCTATGTGTACTATTTTACCGAAGGCCAAAACTGGCAACATGATTGGGCCTATCACCAGATCCGGCCGATCTTTGACAGACTGTTGGCCGATCAGGGGTTTGAATGGGTACCATCCGGGCAGCTGCCAGATTCATTTTGGGAGGAATTGCAAAATCGTGTAGATGACAACATTCTCGTTGGATTTAATGCTAAGGGCATCATATTGGATGGCCCTAATGCCGGCGCAGATTTGTATTTCGATGCTCCACTGGATGCCGAAGCCAATCCTCGGCCGCACTTTCATATTTTGGAAGACATTGGTAAGAAAGTCGCCCAGCCATTTGGAGATTTTTTAGCTGGAGCCATCGAGGTGTCCGATAAGATCGGGTTGTTTAAAGATGTAAATTGTCATGCTCCCTCTCGAGCAGGCCAAAAGGACAATGTGCTATTGAATTCCGATTGGGCTGGAGGATTATTGGGCTTTTTGCTGCAAGCGGGATACAACCCGCTTGTTCTTCATGCTCATTTGCTAAATGAGAAGTCCTTGAAGGACCTAAAGATCATATTCCGTCAGGATTGCGGAGTGAGCAGTCATTTTTTGTCCTCGCAGCTTAAGAATTATGTCTCGCAAGGTGGCGTCCTTGTCAATTTTGCCGAACAAACTTTTCTTGACGAAATAAAAAGCCAGGCCCCGTTGCTTTGCGAGACCAAGGAATTTTCGGCTTTGAAGCTTCAATGGCAGGTTTGCACTCTGGGCAAGGGTTTCATCCTTCAAGTTAAAGATCCTTTTTACAGTCGAGTGAATTCTGACGACTACGCATCCCTAACCAAAATGATAGATTATCAACGATGGATGAAGGCTGAAATACCAGCTTCATGGCCAGATCCACGACTATCTATTGTCGGTGGTGGAGATAGAACGGTGGTTTTTGGTCGGATTTCGCCTTCAAAAAAGGGACTTTGGATTACCGTTAAAACTGGTCAAAAGGCAAAACAGGCTGTTGCATTTCGTATTAGCTCCGAAACATTAGCTGCTGCTGGCTTGGCTCATTCAAAGCTGACCGTTCACAACGTATTGAGCGGCGAAAAAATGAAACAACTCATCAATAAATCCGGAGATATTATCGTCAATATTGATCTTCAGTCTGAGGACAGTAAGGCCCTATTTGTCAGTCAAGAATTATAG
- a CDS encoding alkaline phosphatase family protein has protein sequence MKKLLSLCGLLILALFVGYFVRKNIQKTNEKTKLYWLIPDGVRAEPDTFTLYQWAQRGDLPNFKIMMDNGSYGYSIPVFPSHTPVNFAALLSGAPPKANGVSDGPMHTEGQPLNKVSVGGFRSVARKIPAIWSMLESAGRKVAIISTPGSTPPEIEKGIVVRGRWGGWGADVHSVNYESRGDGKLQFQQGRRAKLFTQGPKLVQYVDAKPAKGWSLKINSSVPPVEFEIKDWGGQFFAYVYGNKIDGKEKGYDKILFSHDKKEILDDLKPGDWGKWYLANLKVEDISFLSHVRFHVIRMNKEGFFRVRVLYDNLNNFITSPPQISDDLQASIGPMVDFVDNFPPQLIYYPKDRNTFLDEMGFSFDWHTKAIKEVITRYSPDAVIHDVYNPNQMLTSRWWIQYVDPMGAKYKHASAKEREGRFAEVLGMYKRLDTMLGEIIKNSDQNTLVVFSSDHGAHVLNQSVRINNILASKGLLKFTIEPNTGEPVVNWEKSQAVFLQMHGIFLGPQGLSGNWHRAKGSDYDQLREQVIQVLGQVRDDDGKSPFGAITKWEDVEDVLELPKDRVGDLILSNNPGYGWTEDMTEDLSFFSVPLEGGYKQAIKKDSTKATWTPFLIMGPGVRRAHSLSAPIKQIDQLPTLLKLMDVEIPDTVQGRPLMEIIQ, from the coding sequence ATGAAAAAGCTATTGTCTCTCTGTGGCCTTCTTATTTTGGCACTTTTTGTGGGCTATTTTGTACGAAAGAACATTCAAAAGACCAATGAGAAAACTAAGTTGTATTGGTTGATTCCTGATGGTGTGCGCGCCGAACCCGACACATTTACTTTGTATCAATGGGCTCAACGGGGAGATCTTCCTAATTTTAAGATAATGATGGATAATGGATCCTATGGCTATTCCATACCAGTTTTCCCCTCCCACACCCCAGTGAATTTTGCTGCCTTGCTGAGCGGAGCGCCACCAAAGGCAAATGGTGTTTCTGACGGTCCAATGCACACAGAGGGCCAACCCTTAAATAAGGTTTCAGTCGGAGGGTTTCGGTCTGTAGCAAGAAAGATCCCGGCTATTTGGTCAATGCTTGAAAGCGCAGGGAGAAAAGTGGCGATCATTTCAACTCCGGGCTCAACACCTCCTGAAATTGAAAAGGGAATTGTCGTCCGCGGAAGATGGGGCGGCTGGGGTGCCGATGTACATTCTGTTAACTATGAATCTCGAGGTGACGGAAAATTGCAATTCCAACAAGGACGACGTGCCAAGCTCTTTACACAAGGACCAAAACTAGTTCAATATGTCGATGCAAAACCTGCAAAGGGCTGGAGTCTAAAAATAAATAGTTCCGTACCACCTGTCGAGTTTGAAATTAAAGATTGGGGAGGACAGTTTTTTGCTTACGTCTACGGGAACAAAATTGATGGAAAAGAAAAGGGCTACGACAAAATTCTTTTTTCTCATGATAAAAAAGAAATTCTTGACGACCTTAAACCGGGTGATTGGGGAAAGTGGTATTTAGCAAATTTGAAAGTCGAAGATATTTCATTTTTATCCCATGTGCGCTTTCATGTTATCCGAATGAACAAAGAAGGTTTCTTCCGGGTTCGCGTGCTCTATGATAATTTGAATAATTTCATAACATCTCCTCCTCAAATTTCGGATGACCTTCAGGCTAGCATAGGTCCTATGGTCGACTTTGTTGATAACTTCCCGCCTCAGTTGATTTATTATCCCAAGGACCGAAACACATTTTTGGATGAAATGGGATTTTCATTTGATTGGCACACAAAAGCAATCAAAGAAGTCATAACACGTTACAGCCCGGATGCAGTCATTCATGACGTCTACAATCCCAATCAAATGCTTACATCCCGATGGTGGATTCAGTATGTTGATCCAATGGGCGCTAAATATAAACACGCGTCTGCTAAAGAGAGGGAAGGCAGATTTGCGGAAGTGCTTGGAATGTATAAAAGACTCGATACGATGTTGGGTGAGATAATCAAAAACTCGGATCAAAATACCTTAGTTGTCTTCAGCTCAGATCACGGAGCACATGTCCTCAATCAAAGCGTTCGAATTAATAACATTCTGGCTAGTAAAGGTCTGTTAAAATTTACCATAGAACCAAACACGGGAGAGCCTGTTGTCAATTGGGAGAAATCTCAAGCTGTGTTTTTGCAAATGCACGGAATATTTCTTGGGCCTCAGGGTTTGAGTGGGAACTGGCACAGGGCCAAAGGCTCAGACTATGACCAACTTCGCGAGCAAGTCATTCAGGTGTTAGGGCAAGTACGCGATGACGATGGCAAATCTCCTTTTGGGGCAATAACCAAGTGGGAAGATGTAGAGGATGTTCTTGAATTGCCAAAGGACCGTGTGGGCGATCTAATTTTATCAAATAATCCGGGATACGGGTGGACTGAGGACATGACTGAAGATCTCTCGTTTTTTTCTGTCCCTCTTGAGGGGGGCTATAAGCAAGCTATAAAGAAGGATTCTACCAAGGCAACCTGGACGCCATTTCTGATTATGGGACCTGGAGTGAGGAGGGCTCACTCACTTTCGGCACCGATCAAGCAAATTGATCAGCTGCCCACACTTCTCAAGCTCATGGACGTCGAGATCCCAGATACAGTTCAAGGCAGACCCCTTATGGAAATTATCCAATAA
- a CDS encoding endo-1,4-beta-xylanase has product MCVTRLKAANFAFIFLISIKLIACSPSHSIRFRTAEEVSNLQERPSLRILAKGHNRRIGVGAINSILKYSDYSRKLIADEFDFLVSDYHMKWKWIHPHRDLWNFDISDDLVKFAQSHSQQVKGHALLWHRSLPDYVKSSPISWNEVREHIETLMIRYRSHLSANGDKTLFAWDVLNEAIGDVDKNGKVALRETDFKRFLGANYVDRVFALARATDPDALLIYNDFGMELPGPKSEFALAWLEELKFRKVPIDVIGFQMHIPLWKKGALEKFEANLKRYSDLGFQVTLSEIDVALFSSEKEFRSMSDEEVNQRLEQQKKVYAGLMRICLRNSKCIGLSPWGLSDSDSWIKRTFGKSYEAPLLFDDRLRKKPAYWGLHEALESP; this is encoded by the coding sequence ATGTGCGTCACTCGTCTAAAAGCAGCCAATTTTGCCTTCATATTTCTTATTTCTATCAAGTTGATCGCTTGCTCACCATCTCACTCTATTCGATTTCGCACCGCTGAAGAGGTTTCGAATCTTCAAGAAAGGCCTTCGCTGAGGATCTTGGCCAAAGGACATAACCGACGAATTGGCGTGGGAGCCATCAATTCCATATTAAAATATTCTGATTATTCTCGAAAGCTGATTGCGGATGAATTTGACTTTCTTGTCTCAGATTACCATATGAAATGGAAATGGATTCACCCTCATCGTGATTTGTGGAATTTCGATATTTCTGATGACTTGGTCAAATTTGCTCAGTCGCACTCACAGCAGGTGAAGGGACATGCATTGCTTTGGCATCGATCTCTTCCCGACTACGTGAAGAGCAGTCCGATCAGTTGGAATGAGGTTAGAGAGCATATCGAGACCTTAATGATCAGATACAGGTCTCATTTGTCTGCAAATGGAGACAAAACTCTCTTTGCTTGGGATGTGCTCAATGAAGCTATTGGTGACGTCGATAAAAATGGAAAAGTGGCCCTTCGTGAGACAGACTTTAAGCGGTTTTTGGGTGCTAACTATGTGGACAGAGTCTTCGCATTGGCAAGAGCAACTGACCCAGATGCTCTTTTGATCTACAATGATTTTGGCATGGAACTTCCAGGTCCGAAATCGGAATTCGCATTAGCTTGGCTTGAGGAATTGAAGTTTCGAAAGGTGCCAATTGATGTCATCGGTTTTCAAATGCACATTCCGTTGTGGAAAAAGGGGGCTCTAGAGAAATTTGAAGCGAATTTGAAGAGGTATTCAGATCTTGGGTTCCAGGTAACTCTGAGTGAAATCGACGTGGCTTTGTTTTCATCTGAAAAGGAATTTCGTTCGATGAGCGATGAGGAGGTGAATCAACGTCTTGAGCAACAGAAGAAAGTTTATGCGGGGCTAATGAGAATATGTCTAAGGAATTCAAAGTGTATCGGACTCAGTCCTTGGGGACTAAGTGATTCCGACTCTTGGATCAAAAGAACCTTTGGCAAGAGTTACGAAGCGCCCCTGCTCTTCGATGATAGACTCCGAAAAAAGCCGGCCTATTGGGGGCTTCATGAAGCTTTGGAGTCACCTTAG